The Thermodesulfobacteriota bacterium DNA segment GAAGGACGATGCCAGCTTCTGGCCCGCCATCGACGCCGGCCTGGCCAGCCCCGATCCCTTTGTCCAGGAGAAGGCCCTGCAAAGCCTGGCCCTTGCCGAGCGGCCCTACGACGAGGAGCTGGTGGCCAGGCTGAAGGCCATCGCCTGGGCCCCCGCCACCCCGGATGCCGGGGCCCAGGCCCTGCGGGCCCTGTACGCCCGCAACAAGTACACCGACTTCGAGTACCTGCTGGTGGCGGCGGCCAGCGACAACCAGAAGACCGCCGCCGAGGCCTTGAGCATCATCTTCCACCACCGCCGCGCCGAGCTCTTCGAGCGCCTGTTTGCCGCCAGCCGCCAGGACCCGGGCCTGTATTCCCTCATCGCCAAGAGCCTGCGGCTCTATCCCCATCCCGGCGGCCAGGATTTCCTGCTGGAGCGGCTGGCCAAGACCCAAGGCGCGGCCTGGGTGGACACGGTCCGCGCCCTGTCCGCCTATCCGGAGCCGCCGGTGGTCAAAGCCCTGGCCGGCCTCCTGGACAAGACCAGTGGACCGGATCAGGCCGAGGTGGCAAACGCCTTGCGCACCAGCACCCGCCAGGACTTCGGCTTCCGGGCCGGCGCGCCGGCCGCCGACAACCAGGCCGCGGTGGCCGCCTGGCAGCGCTATGCCTCCGAGCTGGGCGAAAAGGTGCCGCCAACCGCCCCGTAAGGGCTGGCGCGCCGGTCAGGGCAGGGGACGGCGGGTGGGCGGCGCCAGGAGGGCGACCGTGGTCTTGCCCACGTAGGAGCTGATACCGGAGGTGAGATGCGCTGCGATGGCGTCGGTGTAGGCGGCGTCCTGCAGCCGCCGGGCCTCCACCGGATTGCTGACAAAGGAGATCTCGGCCAGCACCGCCGGCATCTGGGCGCCGATGAGGACGTAGAAGGGGGCCTGCTTGACCCCCAGGTTGGGCACATCCGGATACTGGCGCCGCAGGCCGTCCACGAGGCTGGCCTGGACCGCTTCCGCCAGCCGCGCCGACTCGTTGAGCTTCGAGTTCCGGAGGAGATCCAGGAGGATGGCCTGCAGGTCGCCCATGGCCTTGGCCGAGGCGGCGGCATTCTCCCGGGCCGCCACCCGGAGGGCGTCGTCGCCGGAGGCCGGGGACAGGAAGTAGGTCTCGATGCCGCGCAGATCGGCGGACGGCGCGGCATTGGCGTGGATGGACACGAAAAGATCGCCCTTGGCGGCATTGGCCAGGGCGGTGCGCTCCTCCAGGGCCAGGAAGACGTCCCGGTCCCGGGTCAGGATCACCTTGCAGCCCATCTCCCGCCGCAGCCGCTCGGCAGCCCTTTTCGCCACCGCCAGCACCACGTCCTTCTCCAGCAGACCGCCCACCCCCACCGCGCCCGGATCCTTGCCGCCGTGGCCCGGATCGAGCACGATGCGCAGCGGCGCCGGGGCAGGGGAGGGGGCCGGCGCCGGCGGCCGGGCCTTGGCGCTGGCCGGGCCAGCCTGGCCCTTGCCCCGGATATCGATGACCAGCCGCTGGGGCGCCGGCAGATCGAAGATCTCGAACCCGGCCAAAGACTCCAGGTCCAGCACCACCCGCACCACATCCGGGGCGAACTGGCCGGCCCGCACCTGCCGCAGCAGCCCGTCCGCCACCGGGATCGGCTGCCGCAGCTCGGCGGGCAGGCTGACGGCCAGGAGGTCGAGATAGAGCCGCGGCGGCAGGTCGCCGCTCGCCGGCAGCACCCCGTGCCGGTGGCTGACCGCTGCCGCCAGCTCCACCACCACCCGGGTGTAGTCGCCGGTGGACCAGTGACGGATGGATTGGACCTGGGTCAAGCCCTGGCCCTTCGCTGCCAGCGGCAGGGCGAGGAGAGCCAGCAGCACGACCAGGACAGCTCCGGACCACCGTCCCCTGTCCATCCTGTCCGTCCTGTCCATCCTGTCCATCCTGCGCGGCGCCCTACAGGCCTTTCAGCTCGTAGAGCAGGTTCAAGGCCTCGATGGGGGAGAGGCGATCCGGCTGGATCTCCTGCAGGCGCGACCGCACCGGATCATCGAGGCCGGCAAAAAGATCCAGCTGCTGGGGCTTGCCCGGCGCTGGCCGGTGGCCGGCGATCCGCGGCTCGCCCCAGCGGTCCAGCTCGCCCTGCTCGATGTTGGCCAGGATCTCCTTGGCCCGGGCCACCACCCGGGCCGGCACCCCGGCCAGGGCCGCCACCTGGATGCCGTAGGAGCGGCTGGTGCCACCCTCCTGCAGGCGGTGCAGGAAGACGATGCTGTCGTTCCACTCCCGGATCGCGACAGTATAGTTTTTCACCCGCGGCAGCGTCAAGGCCAGCTCGGTAAGCTCGTGATAATGCGTGGCAAAAATGGTCTTGACCCCCCGGCCATTCCGGGTGGCCAAATCCTCGGTGACCGCCCAGGCGATGGCCAGGCCGTCGAAGGTGCTGGTGCCGCGGCCGATCTCGTCCAGGATCACCAGGCTGCGGTCGGTGGCGTGGTGGAGGATGTTGGCGGTCTCGCTCATCTCCACCATGAAGGTGCTCTGGCCCCGGGCCAGGTCATCCATGGCCCCCACCCGGGTGAAGATGCGATCCACCACCCCGATCGTGGCCTCGGCGGCAGGTACGAAGGAGCCCATCTGGGCCATGAGGACGATGAGCGCCGTCTGGCGCAGCACCGTGGACTTGCCGGCCATGTTCGGGCCGGTGACGATGAGCACCTCCTGGGCGGTCTGGTCCAGCTCGATATCGTTGGGCACGAAGCGGCCCGGGGGCAGGCTCCGCTCGATCACCGGGTGCCGGCCTTCCCGGATGCGGATCGCCTCGCCGCCGTTGACCTGGGGCCGCACATAGCGGTGGCGGCTGGCCACCTCGGCCAGGGCCGTGTAGACGTCCAGCTCCGCCACCAGGCTGGCCGCCTGCCGCACCCGGCCGGAGGCGGCAGCCAGCTGGCTGCGGATGGCGACAAACAGCTCGTGCTCCAGGCCCAGCCGCCGCTCCTGGGCCGAGAGCACCTTGGCCTCGAAGGCCTTGAGATCCGGGGTGATGAAGCGCTCGCCGGTGGACAGGGTCTGCTTGCGGATGAAGTCCGCCGGCACCTGGCCCAGCTGGCTCTTGGTCACCTCGAGGTAGTAGCCGAAGACCCGGTTGTAGCCCACCTTGAGGTTGGCGATGCCGGTGCGGCTGCGCTCGGCCGCCTCCAGCTCGGCGATCAGCCGCTTGCCGTCCCGGAGCATGGCCATGATCTCGTCCAGCTCGGCGGAGTAGCCTTCCCGGATCAGCCCTCCTTCCCGGACCGTGGCCGGCGCCTCCTCGCGGATGCTGGCCGCAATCAGCGCCGCCAGATCGGTCATGGGGTCGAGCTCCTGGCCCAGCTCCGGCAACCGGCCAGGGGCCAGAGGCACCAGCTCGGCGGCCAGGGCCGGCAG contains these protein-coding regions:
- a CDS encoding N-acetylmuramoyl-L-alanine amidase, giving the protein MDRGRWSGAVLVVLLALLALPLAAKGQGLTQVQSIRHWSTGDYTRVVVELAAAVSHRHGVLPASGDLPPRLYLDLLAVSLPAELRQPIPVADGLLRQVRAGQFAPDVVRVVLDLESLAGFEIFDLPAPQRLVIDIRGKGQAGPASAKARPPAPAPSPAPAPLRIVLDPGHGGKDPGAVGVGGLLEKDVVLAVAKRAAERLRREMGCKVILTRDRDVFLALEERTALANAAKGDLFVSIHANAAPSADLRGIETYFLSPASGDDALRVAARENAAASAKAMGDLQAILLDLLRNSKLNESARLAEAVQASLVDGLRRQYPDVPNLGVKQAPFYVLIGAQMPAVLAEISFVSNPVEARRLQDAAYTDAIAAHLTSGISSYVGKTTVALLAPPTRRPLP
- the mutS gene encoding DNA mismatch repair protein MutS, encoding MLQQYLAIKAQYPDTILFYRMGDFFEMFFEDAETAAQVLGITLTSRSGKDAEVRIPMAGVPCHSASSYLAKLVGAGFRVAICEQTEDPALARGLVRREVVRVVTPGLATEEGILDARQNRYLAALALVERRWGLALADLSTGEFAVAEPAGEAELVDELMRLAPAELLLPDPLPAGMQALAGTVAALLPRLCRTGRPEAAFDPAASREALLAHFRVASLAGFGCEHLRAGLTAAGALLGYLQETQKASLDHLERLAILERDDVLIVDESSRRNLELVQTVVGGKREGSLLEALDGTATPMGARLLRRWLLAPLRQPQAIERRLSAVANLVQEAGRRARLRQALAGVYDLERLNSRVVLGSANGRDLLALGASLAALPALAAELVPLAPGRLPELGQELDPMTDLAALIAASIREEAPATVREGGLIREGYSAELDEIMAMLRDGKRLIAELEAAERSRTGIANLKVGYNRVFGYYLEVTKSQLGQVPADFIRKQTLSTGERFITPDLKAFEAKVLSAQERRLGLEHELFVAIRSQLAAASGRVRQAASLVAELDVYTALAEVASRHRYVRPQVNGGEAIRIREGRHPVIERSLPPGRFVPNDIELDQTAQEVLIVTGPNMAGKSTVLRQTALIVLMAQMGSFVPAAEATIGVVDRIFTRVGAMDDLARGQSTFMVEMSETANILHHATDRSLVILDEIGRGTSTFDGLAIAWAVTEDLATRNGRGVKTIFATHYHELTELALTLPRVKNYTVAIREWNDSIVFLHRLQEGGTSRSYGIQVAALAGVPARVVARAKEILANIEQGELDRWGEPRIAGHRPAPGKPQQLDLFAGLDDPVRSRLQEIQPDRLSPIEALNLLYELKGL